Part of the Thermodesulfovibrionales bacterium genome, CGATCTTGTGGACGATGGCGAGACCCAGGCCCGTTCCCCTGTCTTTTGTGGTATAGAAGGGAAGGAATACCTTGTTCCGGATCTCTTCAGGGATTCCATGTCCGGTGTCGGATATGGTAATTTCGACTGAATCCCCGTCGGCCGAAAATCCGAAGTTCAGCTCGCCTCCGGTGGGCATCGCTTCTACCGCGTTTTGGATGAGGTTCGTGAAGGCCTGTCTCAGCTGTATCTCGTCGCCGAGAACGAGAGGCATCCCGTCGATGCCGAGAGAGACCCGTATCTCCTGATGAGCCGGTGCGATATGCATGACGCAATTCTTTATGAGTTGCGAGAGATCCACGGCCGAGACCTGTAATTCCGTCGGCTTCGCGAAGGACAGGAAATCGGCGATTATTCTGTCCATGACTCCTATCTCGTGAGACACGGATTCCAAAATGGGGATCATCGAGGGGTCTATCTTCTTCGAGAGCAGTTTCGTGTACCCTGCTATCACTGCCATCGGATTTCTCAGTTCGTGCGCCATGCCTGCCGCCATCTCGCCGAGGCTTGAGAGCCTGTCTCTCAATTCGGCCTGTGACTGCAGCGCCTTCAACTCCGTGAGGTCCGTGAAGACGAGCAATTGTCCTATCGTCTCGCTCTCCGCGTTCTTGAGAGGCGTCAGGGTGAAGCCGATATGGAGCTTCCTCCCCGAGGTCGTCCTGTAGAGGAATTCCTCTCTCCCGGCGAAGGTCTTCCCTTTCAGGAGACCCGTGAGCGGCTCCCGGAAGACATCGTCGCAAGGCCTTCCCCTCGCATCCTCAGCCTTCACTTCAAGGATCCTCTCGGCTGCTGAGTTCACTTTCGTCACGACGAGATCGCCGTCGAGACTTATGACACCGCTCGGTACACTCTGGAGGATATACTCGTTATAACTCTGGAACACATCCGCACGTTCCTCGGCCTTCTTCCGAAGGGTTTCGAGTTCTTTTTCTTTTTCCTTGAGTCGTGCGACGAGTTCATGAAAGGTATCGACAATGAAGCCGACCTGTGAGCCGTCTTCCCGCTTCATGACTTCCCTCGCCCTTCTCACTCTTGCCATCGCGAGGAACACAAGGGACAGGAAGAAGAGACCGAGAAAGAGGAGGATCGATATGAAGAGCAGTGTCTCCTTCATCGGTGAAGATAGAGGGCCAGCAACTCTTGGCCGAAGAAGAGGGTTAGGAGCGCTCCGAACGCAAGGAAGGGACCGAAGGGCACCTTTGTCTTCCTCCCTTTTCCCCTGAAGACCATGAGGAATAATCCCACAAAGGAGCCGAAAAGGCTGCCGGCGAAGGTTGTGAGGAGAACGGACTTCCAGCCGGTGAACGAACCGACCATCGCCATCATCTTGATGTCTCCCCCCCCCATTCCCCCGCGGCTCAGTACAGCGATCAGGTAGAAGAGGACGCCTCCGGAGACGGCACCGATCACTCCTTCCTTGAGACCGAGGAGTGAGTCTCTCGCAAAAGGGTCAGGGAGGACGAAGGAAGCGGCGATGAGGCCGATGA contains:
- a CDS encoding A24 family peptidase; its protein translation is RYPLVEALNAIFYVIAAWRYGLGWHLPFLCLFCSAMIVIAFIDLDFQIIPDFITLPGVIIGLIAASFVLPDPFARDSLLGLKEGVIGAVSGGVLFYLIAVLSRGGMGGGDIKMMAMVGSFTGWKSVLLTTFAGSLFGSFVGLFLMVFRGKGRKTKVPFGPFLAFGALLTLFFGQELLALYLHR
- a CDS encoding ATP-binding protein, which translates into the protein MKETLLFISILLFLGLFFLSLVFLAMARVRRAREVMKREDGSQVGFIVDTFHELVARLKEKEKELETLRKKAEERADVFQSYNEYILQSVPSGVISLDGDLVVTKVNSAAERILEVKAEDARGRPCDDVFREPLTGLLKGKTFAGREEFLYRTTSGRKLHIGFTLTPLKNAESETIGQLLVFTDLTELKALQSQAELRDRLSSLGEMAAGMAHELRNPMAVIAGYTKLLSKKIDPSMIPILESVSHEIGVMDRIIADFLSFAKPTELQVSAVDLSQLIKNCVMHIAPAHQEIRVSLGIDGMPLVLGDEIQLRQAFTNLIQNAVEAMPTGGELNFGFSADGDSVEITISDTGHGIPEEIRNKVFLPFYTTKDRGTGLGLAIVHKIVVSHRGAVSVESGEKGASFRVRLPLVNDRQGMTDRLSRDPLPSQ